Proteins found in one Primulina eburnea isolate SZY01 chromosome 16, ASM2296580v1, whole genome shotgun sequence genomic segment:
- the LOC140816302 gene encoding cytochrome P450 CYP749A22-like: protein MYVYLSSSRTAASDFHSFKQLSRMEVMATLLSILLSTLLLAIPLVVLYKWWWIPIRIQRELQSQGIKGPSYKFFHGNTKEIIQMKKQASSTTMDLSHDIFPRLQPHLYSWAKIYGEVFLYWIGAKPFVVVTEPQMIKEILGNKEGKYSKSKTIVYMKKLVGDGIVAAEGEKWSKLRRLANHAFHGECLKDMVPEMISSARTMVDRWRNFEGKEMEVCEQFRLLTSEVISRTAFGSSYLEGIMIFETLTKLYGLISRNAYKIRFYGSIKFNRTEDDIEADRIEKKLRDSIMEIVKKREAEASEGQVNDFGNDFLGSLLKVHHDMDPKNRVSVDEIIDECKIFYFAGQETTYSLLCWSILLLGIHTDWQEKASKEVIEMFGQENPNSEGIARLKTVTMIIYETLRLYSPVATITRRIERKTKLGKYQLPANVNMLIPPQALHRNPETWGQDAHVFKPERFSEGLAKPTNGNSVAFLPFGFGPRRCVGMNFAFNEAKIALSMILQRYKFTISPNYIHSPNLVLTMQPQHGVKILLQPL from the exons atgtatgtatatttatCTTCTTCAAGAACAGCAGCAAGTGACTTCCATTCTTTCAAACAATTGTCCCGGATGGAAGTCATGGCTACCCTTTTGTCTATCCTTCTATCCACGCTTTTACTAGCAATCCCTTTAGTTGTCCTATACAAGTGGTGGTGGATTCCAATTCGTATTCAACGTGAACTTCAATCCCAGGGAATCAAAGGTCCCTCGTACAAGTTCTTCCATGGAAACACGAAAGAAATCATACAAATGAAGAAGCAAGCAAGCAGCACAACCATGGATTTGTCGCACGACATATTTCCAAGGTTGCAGCCTCACTTGTATTCCTGGGCCAAGATTTATG GTGAAGTTTTCCTTTACTGGATCGGAGCTAAACCTTTTGTCGTGGTTACGGAACCACAAATGATTAAAGAAATACTTGGTAACAAAGAAGGCAAGTATTCGAAATCTAAAACTATAGTGTACATGAAGAAACTAGTGGGAGACGGGATTGTGGCGGCAGAAGGTGAAAAATGGTCAAAGCTTAGGAGATTGGCTAATCACGCTTTTCATGGAGAGTGCTTAAAG GATATGGTTCCGGAGATGATCTCAAGTGCCAGAACAATGGTGGATAGGTGGaggaattttgaaggaaaagagATGGAAGTGTGCGAGCAATTCAGGCTTCTTACCTCGGAAGTGATCTCCAGGACGGCTTTCGGAAGCAGTTACTTGGAAGGGATAATGATATTCGAAACGCTCACGAAGTTGTATGGCTTGATCTCCAGAAACGCGTATAAGATAAGATTTTACGGCTCTAT AAAGTTTAATCGGACTGAAGATGACATCGAAGCTGACCGAATCGAGAAAAAGCTCCGTGATTCTATCATGGAAATTGTAAAGAAACGAGAAGCAGAAGCTAGTGAAGGGCAAGTTAATGATTTTGGAAATGATTTTTTGGGATCTCTCCTGAAAGTTCACCATGACATGGATCCGAAAAATCGAGTATCCGTCGATGAAATCATCGATGAATGCAAGATCTTCTATTTTGCTGGACAAGAAACTACTTACAGCTTACTATGTTGGAGCATTCTCCTGCTTGGGATTCACACGGATTGGCAAGAAAAAGCAAGCAAAGAAGTGATTGAAATGTTTGGCCAAGAAAATCCCAACTCAGAAGGCATCGCAAGATTGAAGACT GTAACCATGATCATCTATGAAACTTTGAGGCTATACAGTCCTGTGGCTACTATTACAAGAAGAATAGAGAGAAAAACTAAACTGGGGAAATATCAGTTACCAGCAAACGTCAATATGTTGATTCCTCCTCAAGCATTGCATCGAAATCCTGAAACATGGGGACAGGATGCCCACGTGTTTAAACCAGAGAGATTTTCCGAAGGATTGGCGAAACCAACAAATGGCAATTCCGTGGCATTCCTGCCTTTTGGTTTTGGACCTCGAAGGTGTGTTGGCATGAACTTTGCATTTAACGAAGCTAAGATAGCACTATCAATGATCCTTCAACGGTACAAGTTCACCATATCACCAAACTACATTCACTCGCCAAATCTAGTTCTCACTATGCAGCCTCAACATGGAGTAAAAATCTTGCTGCAGCCGCTGTAA